Sequence from the Phragmites australis chromosome 11, lpPhrAust1.1, whole genome shotgun sequence genome:
AGCCATGTAGTTGCTAACTTGCTACGCCCTCTTGTCATaaataagtgttgttttggTCTTTTGGATACGGCCATGGACTTCAATATATCATATCATTTCAGTACTATATGCATCTAGTATCAATCATCAAAATGGAGATCATatgaaatatttgcaaaatGGGGATCATATTAATCTTTAATAAGTATTTAATGCATTACATTTATGGTGGTCATACTTCATTAAGAGACTAAAATCCACAGATAAATACAAAAAGATCATCAAGGGTAAAGACAAACCTCCAGGTTAAGTTCTTTATAGAGATTCTTCACTTTTGCCACACATGCAGGATCTTTCTTGCCATAATTTTCCTGTAGGACCAATGGACCATTAAGCATTTACACAACTACCTTCGGATCATTGAAAAAGGGGTCTGGAGATGACTTACAAATAGAATGCTCTTTTGGCTCTCATCAGCACGCTTAAGAGCTTGCACAACTAGCCAGGAGCATTTGTAATCTTCAATGTCAGTGCCGATCTATATAAAACTTAACATCGATCAAATTACAAGAGCTAAAGAAAAATTATCAACATGATAACCGATGTTCATTGAAGTTAGTACAATAGGTACATGCACAAACCTTGCCAATGAATTCAGGATCACCATAACAATCTAGATAATCATCCTGTAAGAAAACAATCATATTCATGCTAAGTAGACTAATCATTGTGGCAGAAAAATGGTTCATATTGGTATATGTAGAAAAAAAGGGAGTTGCCTGGACTTGGAAGTATGTTCCCATCTCAACAAGAATGTTTTCTACAGCACCATAGTTGTTTAAATCCTCACCAGATAGCAGAAGCGCACATGCAACCTGTGATATAGCCACATATCAGTGTGCACATGCATCTAGTGTCAATTATTGAAAGGCAATtatacaaaaataataatatgtcCAAAATCGAGAGTTATTCTTACCGGCAGGTAAAATGAATAGTATGCTGTCTTGTATTGAACAATACGCCGGTGACTGCAAAAACATCAGCAGTTTGAACTTTGAAATCAAGAGCAAATAAAGAGTATATCCTGAATCAGAATGACCAGTGATGTACTTTTAGATAAGAACCTTTCATCTAGAGTTAAATGTAGCAAAAACATGCGAAGAATACTTATGTTCCAAAGAATACACATGGATAAACACGCAAAAGAATTTTTTTCGTAGCTATTACAATATTAACTTACACTGTTATGTTATATTTTGTTAgatctttttctccctcatgaGTTGTGATAAGGTCCAGCAGCTGACCTGAAGCTGTCTTGAACTCAACCTATAAAATCAAAACAACATAAGCAATACCTTTAATAATCTGAAAGCTTGGGCTAAATGTATATGTGCTTCAGAACGTATAACTACCTCATTGAATAAATCTAGAAGATCAGCGTAGTAAGGTTTTCCCTTAAAGTGACGCCTAAGGATCCGTGAAATGTGGTTACGAAGGATAATCCCGTCATTCACAGCAATGAAGGCAACCTATTGCATACGAATGTATCCTTAGCGATTGCATAACAAAGAGGACTAGAAAGTGACATGCACTGAAATTAATACACAAAGAAGTTGGACAAGTGGACAAAAGCTGTAGTATTCAGAGTGGGTAAATTCTGCTTCACTGACCTGAGGCACCCTGAACCAACAAGGCTGGCCACGCCGAGTGTGGGAGTCATCCATGATATCGTCAAGCACAAGAAAGAAAGCTTGAAGCTGTAAATACAACAGAGATCTTAGAGGAGCAGTCAAGATATTTTAGAGATCATGACAACacagaggaaaaagaaaacattACCCATTCAATGCACCAGCCAAGTGTGCAAGCAAGAAACATCTCCTCCTCACCCAGAACATCAGCACCCTTCAACAGCTTATAGCTATCGACCACAGAGAGCCCACGGTTACACTTCCCTGTCATTTAACAACAGCAGTGAATCAGAAAAATCACTAGCTTTCCCCACAATGTAAAAGTACATTAAGTCAGAATCATCTCCTCACCTCCCAGGACATTGTAGTCAAGCATCTGTTCAAGAGAAGATACAGAAAATGTTAAGTTGGCAATGCACATGAACATCGCTAGAAAACGGGACTAAAAGCAGGTAGCTTTACTTAATGAGCTAAGATCCACTTAATACCGTTCCATTAATTAATAACTGGCACAATGATCCGATCCCAATTTAATTGCATAGCTTAATAATCATTCATAAACTCTGCTCTGTTCTAACCGTAACTGAAGCCCATTTGCCAACCGCGCAGTCAGTCGAGTCAACCTAACTAACTGAACGGAAGTTCCAGTCTGTGCTTGCTGATCCGTTCCAGCGTACGTGCTTAAACTGTAGTAACAAGCTGCTCCCAAGGGATTAATTCTTCTTCATTTATTTACCCATGATCCAGCGCTTTCTTGTTCATTTATTTACTCATGATCCAGCGTTTAAAAGCGATTCGACGTACTGAACCAAATTAATTGAGCATCATTCAAGTACCCAGTGTCGCACGAACTAAGAGAGCCGACCGATCCGGCCTTGAATCTAACGAAAACCCAGAAGAACCCAGCAAAGACGACGACGACCCCAGTAGGATCAAACCAAGAAGCAACAGCACAAGGccagcgaggaggaggaggaggaggaggggatcaAAGATCATTACTCGGTCGATCCACTGGCGCGACTCCTGGGTGAACTCGAAGGCGGGGTCGGTGAGCAGCTCCTCCTTGAGCGTGTGGTAGATCTGCGAGAACGCCGCCCtggtgccgccgccggccgcgccATTCCCGACCGCCGCCATTGCCTCCGCGCGCAGCCGCCTCTCGTAGCGAACCAGGGGATGCGAGCAGGGGACAGTAGAGGACACCGAGGACGGACAGCGATTGAGTGGGCACTCGCACTGCGCAGGtgtgggaggggaggggggggggggggagggaacCAAGGCAACGTGGGACGCGGCTTTTTTTAGGACGGGGAGATCGCGACGGCAACGGCGAGCTGGAGGGACGGGGCGGATGGCACGCACGAGCACGACACTGGTGGCACTACGGTGTCGTAGTAAGATGGGAGAAGCGCATCTCGTCTGGGTCACGAGATCAGCCAGGGAAGAGTTGGCAAACAAACGACAACAGGGGGGAACGGAACGAGGCACTCCAACTCCAGCACGACGGCGCGTCGTGTGGATCCAGATCTGCCGTTGCTGCTCCAGTTCAGGGCTTCAGGATCCTGCTTATTTTTAGCTTCCAGCACGTTTGTTGCTGGGTGGGTTGGTGGGCTGGCAGGGGTGGACCCAGGATAGGGACGAGCCCaatattttttgcaaatataagatcatctctaacagctaccttaaattttcatcctcaaaatactattacagcatcccccatccctaacactgtagcagtactgtatcactgaatACAGACTCtgtttctagtgctacagtaccccgcaaagtactgtagcactagaatcctcaaatttgtAGATCCTATTGGAGAGGGCCtaaaaatgtatatatgtaaataCATCATATTAGGTATATTTGAGCATCAACTTTCTAAATAGCCTACGCTATCCAAGCAGACCCAGTTGGACTCCGTATGGACTGGGCTAAAACAGTCAACGTGCACCCCTCCCCTCTTCCCGTGCCTTAACTCGCATCCTATGTAGACCCATAAAAGCCCTGCAACTTATATGTTTGTCCTAGTCTCAACCCACTTTATCAGATCTAAATATAAAAATGTATACATGTAAATACATCATATTAGGTATATTTGAGCATCAACTTTCTAAATAGCATACGCTATCCAAGCAGACCCAGTTGGACTCCGTATGGACTGGGCTAAAACAGTCAACGTGCACCCCTCCCCTCTTCCTGTGCCTTAACTCGCATCCTATGTAGGCCCATAAACACCCTGCAACTCATATGTTTGTCCTAGTCTCAACCCACTTTATCaggtctctccttcctcttgatGTTACCCGCACCGACTTGTTAACTCGCCGGAGTCATAGACTCCTTCAACGAACCTTAGCATTGAGCGAAATGCTCCAAGACAACACAAATTTTCCATGCAAACAAATCAATTGTTCTAGGCTGGGATGCGTTGGCATCGCGGCTGGAGCGATGCTCAGTGTTGCGAGCGCGCTGATGGAGGCGGTGATAGAGTGTTAGTGCAGCGGTGAGGCACAAGGGTGaatccaaaccctaaccctaatacTAACAGTGGCGAGGCGCAACTACGAGGTACATGAGGGAGAAGAAGCAACTGATGTGTGGGGCCCATTATCAGTGAGGGAAGAGGGGGTGTGCgtctgaaaggatcgaatggcccaaggggggtgaattgggctattAAAAATTTACTCATACTAAATTTTAAAACAAGTAGCAATTTTAGTCTAAATGAATTGAAATACGACTACATCAAATTAGACGGAAGCACGAAAAACAAGCAAgttagaacacaaagtaaatgcgaaaaaaaaacttacaagaaGTAAAATGCTCAAATGTAAAAATAGGCAAGTAAGGAGATTGATAAGAGAACATTGATTTTTTCTGAGGTATCGAGGCACTCctccctagtcctcgttggagcatccacgaAGAATATCGCTCCTCCTTGAGTCACGAAGTTTCAAGTTCTCACTTATGATTGCTACTTCTACATCTCCGAATTGGTGAGCATAAAATCAAGTACATAGCTCTTCAcaaggctcccacaagaactacaagagctcaccgagacacgTCTAATCAACAAAGACCGGCTagatgttgccaaccaccaagagtaacaagctaatagcttcacttgaccaagatcaagcctagactatagctagatgcacactcgctactcttgaagcactaattaAATCATTAACCTTCAATTAGGAACttaaaaatcaactcaagtgctctcccttgcttcttgatgacacacacagtgtatgaattcctctgggttgcaagagagaccaATAAAACCAAGTGAGGAGTGTATTTATAAGCTAGAGATCCAAAATTTAGATGTTACCTAACCACATaatttttctgttaacaccggatgatccggtaagtACCATCTCActcacaccggataatccggtgagtagaaaCTCTAGAGATAACTGTGCCAGCTACCATTAGCCATTGATCCTTTGGTGTACTCATCCGGTGATCACTGAAATAACATCGGTCAATCCGGTTAGAAGAATCAGGCCAAAACACTCGCTGcaaacctctctacaagaattagtccgaTGATGTCATCTTTGCctacaccagaccatccggtgagtgaagCCTCTTCTGAACCTCTCTACAACATTGCTCCGGTGCATTTGTCCGATGAGCACAACgtaaacaccggactatccggtgagtagagcTTTATTTTTCTGCACTTGAAATttgtctctgcaagaaatagtccggtgatcccctctttccatcaccggataatccggtgaggttAAATTCATTTTCTCTTGGAAATTTTGCTTCTATTGAAAAAAGTCTGGTTCGCTCACCACtttaacaccagaccatctggtgaaacACTTTCGAAAACTTTTGAACACGTGTCACCGAAAAAAACTTCCAATGATTTCACTAGTTAGACACCGGATCATCATGTGCACTAAGTTCTCTTATGTTctgaaccaaaagaaaaactcCGATGAGAATTCTTTTTAAgtcaccagactatctgatgAGGTATATTTGTTGTTGAGATCATCCAATTCAaccctctttgagctctaacttcttgacGACTCAACCaagggcttctatgagctacatAGTACTAtaaattcacaagtgtgcatcaaactaaGTCTAAActcactagatcaagctactactcttagcctctcttcatagtacggtcaaaaagactaagaaagaagacctatactactctaagtgtccttcatcttatttgtgatacttagaactagaagatccttaatcttgatgcacatattctttgatcgtccatataatcaacttaggaATCAAGAATACGCAATCATCATTATGAGCTAAAATTttttatacccttcaaaacacacttattagtcacaatgatacggtgatcattaatcacaaaaatacttaccacttacctagtgGTCTAGATGGTACAACAGCTCTTAGCTTCGCACGGCGTACTTGGCAACGATGATGGGCCATCCTAAATAGGTTGTTCAACCCCACCCTTCATGTGTTAGGTTGGCCTGCTCCCTCTCGTTGGATGTTAGTGAAagaacaatgatgtcgcctatag
This genomic interval carries:
- the LOC133885527 gene encoding farnesyl pyrophosphate synthase-like; the protein is MAAVGNGAAGGGTRAAFSQIYHTLKEELLTDPAFEFTQESRQWIDRMLDYNVLGGKCNRGLSVVDSYKLLKGADVLGEEEMFLACTLGWCIEWLQAFFLVLDDIMDDSHTRRGQPCWFRVPQVAFIAVNDGIILRNHISRILRRHFKGKPYYADLLDLFNEVEFKTASGQLLDLITTHEGEKDLTKYNITVHRRIVQYKTAYYSFYLPVACALLLSGEDLNNYGAVENILVEMGTYFQVQDDYLDCYGDPEFIGKIGTDIEDYKCSWLVVQALKRADESQKSILFENYGKKDPACVAKVKNLYKELNLEVIFQDYESESYTKLIAGIEAQPSIAVQNVLKSFLHKIYKRQK